In a genomic window of Dermochelys coriacea isolate rDerCor1 chromosome 11, rDerCor1.pri.v4, whole genome shotgun sequence:
- the HSPD1 gene encoding 60 kDa heat shock protein, mitochondrial, with the protein MLRLSTVLRQMRPVSRALAPHLVRAYAKDVKFGAEARALMLQGVDLLADAVAVTMGPKGRTVIIEQSWGSPKVTKDGVTVAKAIDLKDKYKNIGAKLVQDVANNTNEEAGDGTTTATVLARSIAREGFEKISKGANPVEIRRGVMLAVDAVIAELKKQSKPVTTPEEIAQVATISANGDQEIGNIISDAMKKVGRKGVITVKDGKTLNDELEIIEGMKFDRGYISPYFINTAKGQKCEFQDAYVLISEKKISSVQSIVPALEIANAHRKPLVIIAEDVDGEALSTLVLNRLKVGLQVVAVKAPGFGDNRKNQLKDMAIATGGAVFGEEGLGLNLEDIQPHDFGKVGEVIVTKDDAMLLKGKGEKAQIERRIQEIIEQLEVTTSDYEKEKLNERLAKLSDGVAVLKVGGTSDIEVNEKKDRVTDALNATRAAVEEGIVLGGGCALLRCIPALDALTPVNEDQRIGIEIIKRTLKIPAMTIAKNAGVEGSLIVEKIMQSPPDTGYDAMLGDFVNMVEKGIIDPTKVVRTALMDAAGVASLLSTAEAVVTEIPKEEKEAPMGGMGGGMGGGMF; encoded by the exons atgCTCCGTTTGTCAACAGTGCTACGTCAGATGAGGCCAGTGTCCAGAGCACTGGCCCCACACCTAGTACGGGCCTATGCAAAAGATGTTAAATTTGGAGCAGAGGCTAGAGCTCTCATGCTACAGGGAGTAGATCTTCTAGCAGATGCTGTAGCTGTCACCATGGGACCAAAG GGTAGAACAGTGATTATTGAACAAAGCTGGGGAAGTCCCAAGGTAACAAAAGATGGTGTGACAGTAGCCAAGGCAATTGACTTGAAAGACAAATACAAAAACATTGGAGCCAAGTTAGTTCAAGATGTTGCCAACAACACAAATGAAGAGGCAGGAGATGGAACTACTACTGCAACAGTACTGGCACGTTCCATTGCCAGGGAGGGCTTTGAAAAAATCAGCAAAGGAGCTAATCCTGTGGAAATCAGGAGAG GTGTGATGCTAGCAGTAGATGCTGTCATTGCTGAACTAAAGAAACAGTCCAAACCTGTTACAACTCCAGAAGAAATTGCCCAG GTTGCCACAATCTCAGCAAATGGGGACCAGGAAATTGGCAACATAATCTCTGATGCAATGAAAAAAGTTGGACGGAAGGGTGTTATCACAGTTAAG GATGGAAAAACCCTGAATGATGAGTTAGAAATCATTGAAGGTATGAAGTTTGACCGAGGCTACATCTCGCCATACTTCATTAATACAGCCAAAG GACAGAAATGTGAATTCCAGGATGCTTATGTCTTAATCAGTGAGAAGAAAATTTCCAGTGTTCAGTCCATAGTTCCAGCTCTTGAAATTGCCAACGCTCACCGTAAGCCTTTGGTCATTATTGCTGAAGATGTTGATGGTGAAGCCCTCAGTACTCTTGTCTTGAACAG attaaAGGTTGGCCTCCAGGTTGTTGCTGTAAAAGCACCAGGTTTTGGTGACAATAGAAAGAACCAGCTTAAGGACATGGCAATTGCTACTGGTGGTGCT GTATTTGGAGAAGAGGGTTTGGGTCTGAATCTAGAAGATATTCAGCCTCATGACTTTGGTAAAGTTGGTGAGGTCATCGTGACAAAAGATGATGCCATGCTTCTGAAAGGGAAGGGTGAAAAGGCTCAAATTGAAAGGCGTATCCAAGAAATCATTGAACAATTAGAAGTTACTACAAGTGACTATGAgaaggagaaactaaatgaacgACTGGCCAAACTCTCTGATGGAGTAGCAGTACTAAAG GTTGGTGGCACAAGTGACATTGAGGTGAATGAAAAGAAAGACAGAGTTACTGATGCACTGAATGCTACTCGTGCGGCTGTAGAGGAAGGTATAGTTCTAGGAGGGGGTTGTGCATTGCTTCGATGCATCCCAGCACTAGATGCTTTAACGCCAGTCAATGAAGATCAAAGAATTG GTATAGAAATCATTAAGAGAACACTGAAAATTCCAGCAATGACTATTGCTAAGAATGCAGGTGTTGAAGGATCGTTGATAGTTGAAAAAATCATGCAAAGTCCACCTGACACTGGGTATGATGCAATGCTTGGAGACTTTGTAAATATGGTAGAGAAAGGAATCATTGACCCTACAAAG GTTGTAAGAACTGCCTTGATGGATGCTGCAGGTGTTGCTTCCCTTTTATCCACAGCAGAAGCTGTAGTTACTGAAATTCCTAAAGAGGAAAAGGAAGCGCCCATGGGCGGAATGGGTGGAGGAATGGGAGGTGGCATGTTCTAA
- the LOC119840930 gene encoding 10 kDa heat shock protein, mitochondrial isoform X2, which produces MAGKAFRKFLPLFDRVLVERCAAETVSKGGIMLPEKSQGKVLQATVVAVGSGSKGKSGEIQPVSVKVGEKILLPEYGGTKVVLEDKEYYLFRDGDILGKYVD; this is translated from the exons ATG GCAGGGAAAGCATTTAGGAAGTTTCTTCCCCTGTTTGACCGTGTTCTGGTTGAAAGATGTGCAGCTGAGACTGTATCCAAAGGAGGCATCATGCTTCCAGAAAAATCTCAAGGAAAAGTGCTACAAGCAACAGTAGTAGCAGTTGGATCAGGATCCAAAGGAAAG AGTGGAGAGATTCAGCCAGTTAGCGTAAAAGTTGGTGAGAAGATTCTGCTGCCAGAATATGGCGGTACTAAAGTAGTACTGGAAGACAAG GAGTATTACTTATTTAGAGATGGTGACATTCTTGGAAAGTATGTGGACTAA